One genomic segment of Patescibacteria group bacterium includes these proteins:
- the gatB gene encoding Asp-tRNA(Asn)/Glu-tRNA(Gln) amidotransferase subunit GatB, with protein MKYNPIVGLEIHVELKTKSKMFCSCKNDPNERHPNVNICPICTAQPGSLPVINGEAVRKTIKTGLALNCKIPETSKFDRKNYFYPDLPKGYQISQYDKPFCKNGYLEIGEKKIRITRVHLEEDTGRLIHSGDSSLVDFNRAGIPLMELVTEPDLNSAKEARRFAEELQLILRYLGVSDADMEKAQLRVEVNISLSQGQKLGTKVEIKNLNSFRAVERAIDYEVERQTEILDKGKKVVQETRGWDETKGITVSQREKEEAHDYRYFPEPDLPTLHLDKKFIQEIKVEIPELPQQRRGRLAQEYNLDEKSIEIFTFYKYLGEYFEKVMSELRNWVKEIETKEKVGKEEFLELTKFAVNYIITGLQGLLKRASVIEGDFLITPENFAEFVTLIYEGRISSKIAKTVLEEMFKTGADPSHIIEEKGLTQLTDTGEIEKIIKEVISKNPKAIKDYKKGKENALQFLVGQVMAATRGRAKPDTVQQLLKKFL; from the coding sequence ATGAAATATAATCCTATTGTAGGTTTAGAAATACATGTAGAGCTTAAAACAAAGAGCAAAATGTTTTGTTCTTGCAAGAATGACCCGAATGAAAGACATCCCAATGTCAATATTTGTCCAATATGTACTGCCCAACCAGGAAGCTTGCCAGTTATAAACGGAGAAGCAGTAAGAAAAACAATAAAAACTGGCTTGGCTTTGAATTGTAAAATTCCCGAGACCTCCAAATTTGATAGAAAAAACTATTTTTACCCTGATTTACCAAAGGGATACCAGATATCTCAATATGATAAGCCATTCTGTAAAAACGGATATTTGGAAATCGGGGAAAAGAAAATTAGAATCACGAGAGTTCATTTAGAAGAAGATACTGGCAGATTGATTCACTCTGGAGACAGCTCTTTAGTTGATTTTAACAGAGCTGGTATTCCTTTAATGGAATTAGTTACAGAGCCGGATTTAAATTCAGCTAAAGAGGCAAGGAGGTTTGCTGAAGAACTACAATTAATTTTAAGATATCTCGGGGTCTCTGATGCTGATATGGAAAAAGCACAACTGCGAGTTGAAGTTAATATTAGTTTAAGTCAGGGTCAGAAATTAGGCACGAAAGTAGAAATTAAAAATTTAAATTCATTCAGGGCAGTAGAGCGAGCAATTGATTATGAAGTTGAAAGACAAACAGAAATTTTAGACAAAGGGAAGAAAGTTGTTCAGGAAACTCGGGGTTGGGATGAAACAAAAGGAATAACAGTGAGCCAGAGAGAAAAAGAAGAAGCTCACGATTATAGGTATTTCCCGGAGCCGGATTTACCGACCCTTCATTTAGATAAAAAGTTTATTCAGGAGATTAAAGTAGAGATTCCCGAACTTCCTCAACAGAGGAGAGGGAGATTGGCTCAGGAATATAATTTGGATGAGAAATCTATTGAAATCTTCACTTTTTATAAATATCTTGGTGAGTATTTTGAAAAAGTAATGTCAGAACTTAGAAACTGGGTAAAAGAAATAGAAACAAAAGAAAAAGTTGGAAAAGAAGAATTCTTGGAATTAACCAAGTTTGCTGTAAATTACATTATTACAGGTTTACAAGGACTACTTAAAAGAGCCTCAGTTATTGAAGGGGACTTCTTAATTACTCCAGAGAATTTTGCTGAATTTGTTACTTTGATTTATGAAGGTAGAATTTCAAGCAAGATTGCCAAGACGGTTTTGGAAGAAATGTTTAAGACCGGAGCTGACCCCTCTCATATTATTGAAGAGAAAGGTTTAACTCAATTAACTGACACAGGAGAGATTGAGAAAATTATAAAAGAGGTGATTTCAAAAAATCCAAAAGCAATTAAAGATTATAAAAAAGGAAAAGAAAATGCCCTCCAGTTTTTGGTAGGGCAGGTGATGGCTGCCACCCGCGGCCGCGCCAAACCCGATACTGTCCAGCAGTTATTGAAGAAATTTCTTTGA
- the miaA gene encoding tRNA (adenosine(37)-N6)-dimethylallyltransferase MiaA produces the protein MSSKLIVIVGPTASGKTDLSIKLAKKLNGEVVSADSRQVYKGMDIGTGKVTKKEMKGILHYLLDVASPKRRFTVVQYQKLALKAIKKIHKKKKIPFLVGGTGFYIQAVVDGIVIPEVKPDWKLRKKLEKKSIQELFKMLEKLDKRRAKTIESKNKRRLIRALEIIIKTKKPVPLLKKKPFQFEVLIIGIKKSPNELRELIRKRLLKRLKIGMIAEIKRLKKSGLSWKRLEEFGLEYKYIAQYLQKKITYDEMVEKIQKESEHFAKRQMTWFKRDHRIHWIKTHSQAEKLSKKFLQ, from the coding sequence ATGTCAAGCAAATTAATCGTTATTGTGGGACCAACAGCTTCAGGCAAGACAGATTTGTCAATTAAGCTCGCTAAGAAGCTCAATGGTGAGGTTGTTTCAGCTGACTCACGACAAGTATATAAAGGCATGGATATTGGAACTGGCAAAGTAACAAAAAAAGAAATGAAAGGTATCCTTCACTATCTTTTAGATGTGGCTTCCCCAAAAAGAAGATTTACTGTTGTCCAGTATCAAAAACTGGCCTTGAAGGCAATAAAAAAAATCCATAAAAAAAAGAAAATCCCTTTTTTAGTGGGAGGGACTGGTTTTTATATCCAGGCAGTAGTTGATGGAATTGTTATCCCTGAAGTAAAGCCGGACTGGAAATTGAGAAAAAAGCTTGAGAAAAAAAGTATCCAAGAACTTTTTAAAATGCTAGAAAAACTTGATAAACGTAGAGCTAAAACTATTGAAAGCAAAAACAAAAGAAGATTAATAAGGGCTCTTGAGATTATTATTAAAACTAAAAAGCCGGTTCCCTTATTAAAAAAGAAACCTTTTCAATTTGAGGTTTTAATAATAGGAATCAAAAAAAGCCCTAATGAGCTTAGAGAACTAATAAGAAAAAGATTATTAAAAAGGTTAAAGATTGGGATGATAGCTGAAATTAAAAGATTGAAAAAATCAGGGCTTTCCTGGAAACGTTTGGAAGAATTTGGCTTGGAATATAAATATATTGCTCAATATCTTCAGAAGAAAATAACTTATGATGAAATGGTGGAAAAAATTCAAAAAGAAAGTGAACATTTTGCCAAGAGACAGATGACCTGGTTCAAGCGCGACCACCGAATCCACTGGATAAAAACCCACTCCCAAGCAGAAAAACTCTCAAAGAAATTTCTTCAATAA